In the genome of Mycoplasmopsis pulmonis, one region contains:
- a CDS encoding YcsE-related riboflavin metabolism phosphatase, which produces MNKKIKLIISDIDGTILPYGWKRVSDKTVESFQKLKENNYYTALATGREYVTIGDVLDQVGHSDFFIGANGSFIYDIKNKKEIYSNYLNFDNVKKFSKFFKANFNNDLMFVTDDKWIHLSDINHSHLDQSWFLANHKDKFKDIADKSINKEKISILTIVSKDENVYNECKGFIEKNCPEIEINTKWSSGFFVSSKGTNKLSAAKALSTHLNSSIDQVMAFGDSENDIEMIKGVGHGIAVANALDSVKKVAKLVVGPANKDGVFHYLKEQKFI; this is translated from the coding sequence ATGAATAAAAAAATAAAATTAATTATCTCAGATATTGATGGAACTATCTTGCCCTATGGTTGAAAAAGAGTAAGTGATAAAACTGTTGAGTCATTTCAAAAGCTAAAAGAAAATAATTACTACACAGCCCTTGCTACCGGTAGAGAATATGTAACAATTGGTGATGTCTTAGACCAAGTTGGACATTCAGATTTTTTTATTGGAGCAAATGGAAGTTTTATCTATGACATTAAAAACAAAAAAGAAATTTATTCTAATTATTTAAACTTTGACAATGTCAAAAAATTTTCTAAATTTTTTAAAGCAAACTTTAATAATGATTTAATGTTTGTTACCGATGATAAGTGAATTCACCTTTCAGATATAAACCACTCACACCTTGATCAATCTTGATTTTTAGCCAACCACAAAGACAAATTTAAAGATATAGCTGATAAATCTATTAATAAAGAAAAAATTTCCATTTTAACAATTGTTAGCAAAGACGAAAATGTTTACAATGAATGTAAAGGATTTATTGAAAAAAACTGCCCTGAAATTGAAATTAATACAAAATGAAGTAGTGGCTTTTTTGTCTCTTCAAAAGGAACAAACAAACTTAGCGCTGCCAAAGCTTTATCAACTCATTTAAACTCTTCAATTGATCAAGTAATGGCTTTTGGAGATAGTGAAAATGACATTGAAATGATTAAAGGAGTGGGACACGGCATTGCTGTAGCCAATGCTTTGGACTCTGTTAAAAAAGTTGCTAAATTAGTTGTAGGCCCAGCCAACAAAGATGGAGTTTTTCATTATTTAAAAGAGCAAAAATTCATCTAA
- the truB gene encoding tRNA pseudouridine(55) synthase TruB, translating into MFYLIYKEKGISSFKAIKDFAWQNNIKKIGHSGTLDPEATGLLLLASDEDTKLLDYVDKKFKSYRATMILGLQSQSFDSQGKIINSSNLKVDNLTIEKTIKNFVGPFVQIPPIFSAKKINGKRAYEYARQGSEISMKAQEVFVKSIEIEKIDFPKVIFKAKVSRGTYIRSLINQIGLELKTYALMDDLERIELSGLSKNDLGVVSDLDIIDLEVLSLEKHEILTLAKGQKFSKDLADGKYAFIYKNTKKILGICKIESKIIAPIKIFNNKIEKSLKKDEKNE; encoded by the coding sequence ATGTTTTATCTAATTTATAAAGAAAAAGGCATCTCTTCATTTAAAGCCATCAAAGATTTTGCTTGGCAAAATAATATTAAAAAAATTGGCCATTCAGGAACTTTAGACCCTGAGGCCACTGGACTTTTACTTTTAGCCAGTGATGAAGATACAAAATTACTAGACTATGTTGATAAAAAGTTTAAATCCTACAGAGCTACAATGATTTTAGGCCTTCAAAGTCAAAGCTTTGATAGCCAAGGCAAAATTATTAACTCTTCTAATTTAAAAGTTGATAATCTAACAATTGAAAAAACTATTAAAAACTTTGTTGGTCCATTTGTTCAAATTCCCCCAATTTTTTCAGCTAAAAAAATCAATGGAAAAAGAGCTTATGAATATGCCCGTCAAGGAAGCGAAATTTCAATGAAAGCTCAAGAAGTTTTTGTCAAAAGCATTGAAATTGAAAAAATTGACTTTCCCAAAGTTATTTTTAAAGCCAAAGTATCAAGAGGAACTTACATTCGCTCTTTAATTAACCAAATTGGACTCGAGCTTAAAACTTATGCTTTGATGGATGATCTTGAAAGAATAGAACTTTCAGGGCTAAGCAAAAATGATCTAGGAGTTGTTAGTGATTTAGATATTATCGACCTTGAAGTACTTAGCCTTGAAAAACACGAAATTTTGACTTTAGCTAAAGGACAAAAATTTTCCAAGGACTTAGCTGATGGAAAATATGCCTTTATTTACAAAAATACTAAAAAAATTTTAGGTATTTGCAAAATTGAAAGTAAAATTATTGCACCTATTAAAATTTTTAATAACAAAATAGAAAAATCTTTAAAAAAGGATGAAAAAAATGAATAA
- the hpt gene encoding hypoxanthine phosphoribosyltransferase yields MSQKTKTDKPKISKYIDKIIYNEEQINEAIKKIALWIDQTYKDSNDLVIVGLLKGCVPFLAQLIKYINVDCQIDFMIASSYHGKSFSSGNVKIVMDLSLDIAGKDILVVEDVIESGITIQKTLDILGARNPKSLRVVSLLDKTAVANANIKIDQVGFKVKENLFLIGFGLDYQEKLRNLPYIGTMNKKYINDK; encoded by the coding sequence ATGAGCCAAAAAACCAAAACTGACAAACCAAAAATTAGTAAGTATATCGACAAGATTATTTACAACGAAGAGCAAATTAATGAAGCTATTAAAAAAATTGCCCTTTGAATAGATCAAACTTATAAAGATAGCAATGACCTTGTAATAGTAGGTCTTCTTAAAGGTTGTGTGCCTTTTTTAGCTCAACTAATAAAATACATTAATGTTGATTGTCAAATTGATTTTATGATTGCCTCTTCATATCATGGCAAATCATTTAGCTCAGGAAATGTCAAAATCGTTATGGACCTTTCTCTTGATATTGCTGGAAAAGATATTCTAGTTGTTGAAGATGTCATTGAAAGTGGAATTACCATTCAAAAAACTTTAGATATTCTAGGAGCTAGAAATCCTAAATCTTTAAGAGTAGTTTCTCTTCTTGATAAAACCGCTGTTGCCAATGCCAATATTAAAATAGACCAAGTTGGTTTTAAAGTTAAAGAAAATTTATTTTTAATTGGTTTTGGACTAGATTACCAAGAAAAACTTAGAAACCTTCCTTATATAGGAACTATGAATAAAAAGTACATAAATGACAAATAA
- a CDS encoding deoxynucleoside kinase: protein MVIGISGMISTGKSTLVESLKNTYPTSLHLVEFEEDDEVFNTFLRWFYEKKENLTIGFQSYIVENHSSKFEKILSIFENEHLDPKKDFIFLDRFSVEHYIFAHVNLQSKAPYYLEAYDAMFDVIIRGNEIPDHAIFLDCSFEVFKQRLFSRGRDVEINNWEKNKNYFEILHAVYKPLFIKLCTKYNIPYTIIETDKLSADQTLAKAKEILENLKRS from the coding sequence ATGGTTATTGGAATAAGTGGAATGATCTCCACTGGTAAAAGTACACTAGTTGAGTCTTTAAAAAATACCTATCCAACTTCACTTCATTTAGTTGAATTTGAAGAAGATGATGAAGTTTTTAATACTTTTTTAAGATGATTTTATGAAAAAAAAGAAAATCTAACAATAGGATTTCAATCCTATATTGTTGAAAATCATTCAAGCAAATTTGAAAAAATTCTATCAATTTTTGAAAACGAGCATTTAGATCCTAAAAAGGACTTTATTTTTCTTGATCGTTTTTCAGTTGAACACTACATTTTTGCACATGTAAATTTACAATCAAAAGCCCCTTATTATCTTGAGGCCTATGATGCAATGTTTGATGTAATTATTAGAGGAAATGAAATTCCTGATCATGCAATTTTTTTAGATTGCTCTTTTGAAGTTTTTAAACAAAGACTTTTTAGTCGTGGAAGAGACGTTGAAATTAACAATTGAGAAAAAAATAAAAACTACTTTGAAATATTACATGCAGTTTATAAACCACTTTTTATAAAGCTTTGCACAAAATATAACATCCCTTATACAATTATTGAAACTGATAAGCTAAGTGCTGATCAAACTTTAGCAAAAGCTAAAGAAATTTTAGAAAATCTTAAAAGAAGCTAA
- the greA gene encoding transcription elongation factor GreA, translating into MEEKNKIYLTQETIKKYEEEKWHLINVERPAVILEIKEARQQGDLSENAEYDAAREKQGQIEDRITELENILSNAISIQESHSDKIGLGSVVRILNQSTGKERTFKIVGSFDTDPTQNKISYESPLAKSIIGFSKGDVVEIDAPDKYTTKILSVNDK; encoded by the coding sequence ATGGAAGAAAAAAATAAAATTTATTTAACTCAAGAGACTATTAAAAAATATGAAGAAGAAAAATGACATCTAATTAATGTTGAAAGACCAGCTGTTATTTTAGAAATTAAAGAAGCTCGTCAACAAGGTGATCTTTCAGAAAATGCTGAATATGATGCAGCTAGAGAAAAGCAAGGTCAAATTGAAGATAGAATCACAGAACTTGAAAACATTCTTTCAAATGCCATTTCAATTCAAGAAAGTCACTCTGACAAAATAGGCCTTGGCTCAGTTGTAAGAATTTTAAACCAATCAACTGGAAAAGAAAGGACTTTTAAAATTGTTGGTTCTTTTGACACTGATCCAACTCAAAACAAAATCTCTTATGAATCTCCTCTTGCAAAATCAATTATTGGTTTTTCTAAAGGTGATGTTGTTGAAATTGACGCCCCTGACAAATACACAACAAAAATTTTGTCAGTTAATGACAAATAA
- a CDS encoding BC85_0335 family putative methyltransferase, producing the protein MLSLKSHFSTSEWTPSKIVLFASIFVVSAIAIICYIFIKLKVKKIKKNEDFKEKELEKIMRPNAGEIDLELKKISSSKFDDLDLDFILNTIYRNNYKKIALLGKENEYIYFSIKSLIDFETEILYEDYNKDLVEKITAKDPKYVFRSSYSKEDFDLALAINFDSSYNQIYNQCLKLVKKNAMILIHCNGSKKNDLETLLKDLNFLKQKYEISKVKSEFLLIVKNLN; encoded by the coding sequence GTGCTTAGTCTAAAATCTCATTTTTCTACTTCGGAGTGAACTCCTTCTAAAATAGTACTTTTTGCTTCAATTTTTGTAGTAAGTGCAATTGCTATTATTTGTTATATTTTTATTAAACTAAAGGTTAAAAAAATTAAAAAAAACGAAGATTTTAAAGAAAAAGAGCTTGAAAAAATAATGCGTCCTAATGCAGGAGAAATTGATCTTGAGCTTAAAAAGATTAGCTCTTCAAAATTTGATGATCTTGATCTTGATTTTATTTTGAATACAATTTATAGAAATAACTATAAAAAAATAGCTCTTTTAGGAAAAGAAAATGAATACATTTATTTTTCAATTAAATCCTTAATAGACTTTGAAACCGAGATTTTATATGAAGACTATAACAAAGACTTAGTTGAAAAAATAACTGCTAAAGATCCAAAATATGTTTTTCGAAGCTCCTATTCAAAAGAGGACTTTGACTTAGCCCTAGCCATAAATTTTGACTCAAGTTACAACCAAATATACAATCAATGTCTTAAACTTGTCAAAAAAAATGCTATGATTTTAATTCATTGCAACGGCTCTAAAAAAAATGATTTAGAAACATTATTAAAAGATTTAAACTTTTTAAAACAAAAATATGAAATTTCAAAAGTTAAATCAGAATTTTTATTAATTGTTAAAAATTTAAATTAA
- the ruvX gene encoding Holliday junction resolvase RuvX gives MAKVMRKIALDLGTKSCGFAISDPISNSFAIPLENFFFEENNFKKVINKLKHYEKKYEFDTIILGYPLRMTGTRSERSIMVEEFEKLLRKTFSQRIVLVDERLSTVKAKAMLKETNISQSKIKEKKDSMAAALLLNYYLNNFLGVR, from the coding sequence ATGGCTAAAGTAATGCGTAAAATAGCTCTTGATTTAGGAACAAAAAGTTGTGGCTTTGCCATTAGTGATCCTATAAGTAATTCATTTGCTATTCCCCTTGAAAATTTCTTTTTTGAAGAAAATAACTTCAAAAAAGTTATTAATAAACTTAAACACTATGAAAAAAAATATGAATTTGACACCATAATTCTAGGTTATCCTCTTCGAATGACAGGAACTAGAAGTGAGCGCTCAATTATGGTTGAAGAATTTGAAAAACTTTTAAGAAAAACTTTTAGTCAAAGAATTGTTTTAGTTGATGAGCGCCTTTCAACTGTTAAAGCAAAAGCAATGCTAAAAGAGACTAATATATCTCAGAGCAAAATTAAAGAAAAAAAAGATTCAATGGCAGCTGCTTTGCTTTTGAATTATTATTTAAATAACTTTTTAGGAGTTAGATAA
- the alaS gene encoding alanine--tRNA ligase — translation MLSSKEIRQKWITFFESKNHLKLESKSLIPVDDPSLLWINSGVATLKDYFSGKKTPPSPRIVNSQKSIRTNDIENVGITARHHTFFEMLGNFSIGDYFKKEALAFAKEFVLDVLKLEKEKLYFTYYHEDLETKQIWLDLGFDPSHLIAGSRKTNFWDVGMGPCGPNTEIFYDRGPKYDPRGVELLKEDIENDRYIEIWNIVFSTFNNDGKNNYSELKLKNIDTGAGFERIVSILQNAPTNYDTDLFLPIIRAIEKLTNKKYVVENYFQNEPVQREINTYFKIIADHMRSVANAIGDGAGVSNVGRDYIIRRLIRRAYRTGIQLGIKDEAFLYKLVPVIKDSLIFDYDTKHVAKVIKDEELLFSKTIDQGKKILEKEFEKSKKIDASIVFKMFDTYGYPVELTKEMAKEKGVEISLEEFEKYRQEHELKSKSKKGDGMKKVINFLANIDKKVDEFVGYDTLETTSKILYLFNSESKLNKLEGQGYFILDKTPFYATSGGQKHDQGYVEQDGKKFKILEVFKDKNWNHVHLVKGEIDSSKELKCVVDAKNRKNLERNHSATHLLFKVLRDQIGPFVVQLGSNNNEKRLTFDFPSQNKPSKEKIKEIEKQVRKIIELSIDRQYSNETIDKAKEMGAIITIEETEYMDPTNVRIVTFKNITSDLCGGTHIPNTKLIENFKIISVENKGTGIFRISAITTEKLVRAFNQEHLDNLIEQQQNIIKKIQKINPSFKYKNQFKSDDLEQRQVEVEESILALQQEFKKALKSQENVEINFENLEFENIANYKVYINLEADKNTIKAQGAQLREKFDDLLIILASVEKNSTILTIASKKYDSNKIFNLLKSEYSLKGGGNAILVQGFTSDKITKDKILKVLNG, via the coding sequence ATGCTAAGCTCAAAAGAAATTAGGCAAAAATGAATTACATTTTTTGAATCAAAAAACCATCTCAAACTCGAGTCAAAATCACTTATTCCAGTTGATGATCCTTCCCTTTTGTGGATTAACTCGGGAGTGGCTACTTTAAAGGATTATTTTTCAGGAAAAAAAACTCCACCTTCACCAAGAATTGTTAATTCCCAAAAATCAATTAGAACAAATGACATCGAAAATGTTGGTATTACAGCTCGCCATCATACTTTTTTTGAAATGCTAGGTAATTTTTCAATTGGAGATTATTTTAAAAAAGAAGCTCTTGCTTTTGCCAAAGAATTTGTCCTTGATGTTTTAAAACTAGAAAAAGAAAAGCTCTATTTTACTTACTATCATGAAGATCTAGAAACAAAACAAATTTGACTAGATTTAGGCTTTGATCCAAGCCATTTAATTGCAGGATCAAGAAAAACTAACTTTTGAGACGTTGGTATGGGCCCTTGTGGACCAAATACTGAAATTTTTTATGATAGAGGTCCAAAATATGATCCTAGAGGAGTTGAGCTTCTAAAAGAAGACATTGAAAATGATCGCTACATTGAAATATGAAATATTGTTTTTTCAACTTTTAACAATGACGGTAAAAACAACTATAGTGAATTAAAGCTAAAAAACATTGATACTGGAGCTGGTTTTGAAAGAATTGTTTCAATTTTACAAAACGCTCCTACCAACTATGACACTGATTTATTTTTACCAATAATTAGAGCAATTGAAAAATTAACCAACAAAAAATATGTTGTTGAAAATTACTTTCAAAACGAGCCTGTTCAAAGAGAAATTAATACCTACTTTAAAATTATTGCAGATCACATGCGAAGCGTTGCAAATGCCATAGGTGATGGAGCTGGTGTTTCCAATGTTGGAAGAGACTACATCATTAGAAGATTAATTAGAAGAGCTTATAGAACTGGAATTCAACTTGGAATTAAAGATGAGGCTTTTTTATATAAATTAGTTCCAGTTATCAAAGATTCACTAATTTTTGACTATGATACAAAACATGTAGCTAAAGTAATTAAAGATGAAGAGCTTTTATTTTCAAAAACAATTGATCAAGGAAAAAAAATTCTTGAAAAAGAATTTGAAAAATCAAAAAAAATTGATGCTTCAATTGTTTTTAAAATGTTTGACACCTATGGCTATCCAGTTGAATTAACTAAAGAAATGGCCAAAGAAAAAGGTGTTGAAATTAGCCTTGAAGAATTTGAAAAATATAGACAAGAGCATGAATTAAAATCAAAAAGTAAAAAAGGTGATGGAATGAAAAAGGTCATCAACTTTTTAGCCAACATTGACAAAAAAGTTGATGAATTTGTTGGATATGATACTTTAGAAACAACTAGCAAGATTTTATATCTTTTTAACTCAGAGTCTAAGCTAAACAAACTCGAAGGTCAAGGTTATTTTATTTTAGACAAAACTCCTTTTTATGCAACTAGCGGTGGTCAAAAACACGATCAAGGCTATGTTGAACAAGATGGAAAAAAATTCAAAATTCTAGAAGTTTTCAAAGACAAAAACTGAAATCATGTTCACCTTGTTAAAGGTGAAATTGACTCATCAAAAGAGCTTAAATGTGTAGTGGATGCTAAAAATAGAAAAAATCTAGAAAGAAACCACTCAGCTACTCACTTACTTTTTAAAGTTTTAAGAGATCAAATAGGTCCTTTTGTTGTCCAACTTGGTTCAAATAACAATGAAAAACGTCTAACTTTTGACTTTCCTAGTCAAAATAAACCCTCAAAAGAGAAAATCAAAGAAATTGAAAAACAAGTCAGAAAAATCATTGAACTTTCAATTGATAGACAATATAGCAATGAAACAATTGACAAAGCCAAGGAAATGGGAGCAATCATCACAATTGAAGAAACTGAGTACATGGATCCAACAAATGTTAGAATTGTTACTTTCAAAAACATTACAAGTGATCTTTGTGGTGGAACTCACATTCCCAATACTAAGTTAATTGAAAACTTTAAAATCATCTCTGTTGAAAATAAAGGAACTGGAATTTTTAGAATAAGTGCCATTACAACAGAAAAATTAGTTAGAGCTTTTAATCAAGAGCACTTAGATAATCTAATTGAACAACAACAAAACATTATCAAGAAAATTCAAAAAATTAATCCTAGTTTTAAATACAAAAACCAATTTAAAAGTGATGATTTAGAACAAAGACAAGTTGAAGTTGAAGAGTCTATTTTAGCTCTTCAACAAGAATTTAAAAAAGCTCTAAAATCTCAAGAAAACGTTGAAATCAACTTTGAAAATCTTGAATTTGAAAATATAGCAAACTACAAAGTTTATATTAACTTAGAAGCTGATAAAAATACAATTAAAGCTCAAGGAGCTCAATTAAGAGAAAAATTTGATGATCTTTTAATTATTCTAGCTAGTGTTGAAAAAAACTCAACTATTCTAACAATTGCCTCTAAAAAATATGATTCAAATAAGATCTTTAATTTACTAAAAAGTGAATATTCGCTCAAAGGTGGAGGAAATGCTATTTTAGTTCAAGGTTTTACAAGTGATAAAATTACAAAAGATAAAATATTGAAGGTGTTAAATGGCTAA
- the mnmA gene encoding tRNA 2-thiouridine(34) synthase MnmA, whose product MSKIVIGLSGGVDSSVAAYLLKQQGHEVIGLFMRNWDSLVNSDILGNSSLNQSLCPQEQDFQDASRVAKQIGIPIYRVDFIKEYWDSVFENLIEQYQNGFTPNPDILCNKYIKFDKFFNYAIEKFGADYVAMGHYAIAKEGNLYRGIDQSKDQSYFLTQVRSQVLEKVIFPLGNMEKSEVRRIAQEANLYTANKKDSTGICFIGERKFTDFLQNYIPTQPGTIVDITTKKIVGNHIGAMYYTLGQRKGLNLGGMKEPYFVVGHDLEKKQVFVAPASEKKWLTSNWLFAQNLNLNNHDFNPENLSAKFRYRQKDVRVKVEFLENDQIKVYYPEGFEAVTPGQQIALYDGQKCLGGAVIKNIYWNENELNYSV is encoded by the coding sequence ATGTCAAAAATTGTAATAGGACTTTCAGGAGGAGTTGACTCTTCTGTAGCTGCATATTTATTAAAACAACAAGGCCATGAAGTTATTGGTCTTTTTATGCGTAATTGAGATTCATTAGTTAATAGCGATATTTTGGGAAATAGCTCTTTAAATCAAAGTCTTTGTCCCCAAGAACAAGACTTTCAAGATGCCTCAAGAGTAGCCAAACAAATAGGTATACCTATTTATAGAGTTGATTTTATAAAAGAATATTGAGATAGTGTTTTTGAAAATTTAATAGAGCAATATCAAAATGGTTTTACTCCCAACCCTGATATTTTGTGTAATAAATACATTAAATTTGACAAATTTTTCAACTATGCCATTGAAAAATTTGGCGCCGACTATGTTGCTATGGGTCATTATGCCATTGCTAAAGAAGGAAATCTTTATCGAGGTATTGACCAGTCAAAAGATCAAAGCTATTTTTTAACTCAAGTTAGATCCCAAGTCCTTGAAAAAGTGATTTTTCCCCTTGGAAATATGGAAAAATCTGAAGTTAGACGTATTGCCCAAGAGGCTAATTTATATACTGCCAATAAAAAAGACTCAACTGGAATTTGTTTTATTGGAGAAAGAAAATTCACTGACTTTCTACAAAACTACATTCCAACTCAGCCAGGGACTATAGTGGATATAACCACTAAAAAAATTGTTGGCAATCACATAGGCGCGATGTACTATACTCTAGGCCAAAGAAAAGGTCTAAACCTTGGAGGAATGAAAGAGCCTTATTTTGTAGTAGGCCATGACTTAGAAAAAAAACAAGTTTTTGTAGCACCAGCTTCTGAAAAAAAATGACTTACTTCAAATTGACTCTTTGCTCAAAATTTAAATTTAAATAACCATGATTTTAACCCTGAGAATTTAAGTGCTAAATTTCGCTATCGTCAAAAAGACGTTAGAGTAAAAGTTGAATTCCTTGAAAATGATCAAATCAAAGTTTATTATCCAGAGGGCTTTGAAGCGGTTACCCCTGGACAACAAATAGCCCTTTATGACGGACAAAAATGTCTTGGAGGAGCTGTTATTAAAAATATATATTGAAATGAAAATGAACTAAATTATTCTGTGTAA